The region GCAAGGCCCTGCTGGAAAAGTTCGACCAGTAGCGAGTCGGTGAGCGAAGGCGGTGGGCCGGACAGCGTCACGGCACCTGTCGTAGTGCTGTCCGGCCCGTCTGCCGTCGGGAAGTCCACCGTGGTCCGGTGCCTGCGCGAGCGTGTCCCCGATCTGTACTTCAGCGTCTCGGTGACCACCCGAGCGCCGCGCCCGGGGGAGATCGACGGCGTGGACTACTCGTTCGTGACGGCGGAACAATTTCAGCGGCTCATCGACGACGGCGCCCTGCTGGAGTGGGCCGAGATCCACGGCGGCCTGCACCGGTCGGGAACGCCCGCGGGTCCCGTCCGGACAGCTGCGGCGGCGGGTCACCCCGTCCTCATCGAGGTGGATCTCGCCGGCGCCCGGGCCGTCAAGAAGGCCATGCCCGAGGCGACCACCGTGTTCCTCGCACCGCCCAGCTGGGACGTGCTGGAGAGCCGGTTGTCCGGCCGCGGCACCGAGACTGCCGACGTGATGGCCCGCAGGCTGCAGACCGCCCGGGCGGAATTGGCCGCGCAAGGGGACTTCGACCAGGTCGTCGTCAACAGCCAATTGGAATCGGCCTGCGCCGAATTGGTATCCTTGCTGGTGGCCCGCACACCGGTGCCGCGCGATCAGGTCTGATCGCCACTTCGTACTCAAACAGACTTCGTCTCGAATCCGCCAGGAGATTTTCTACGTGAGCACCCCGCACGCCGACACGCGGGTGGACATCGACCCGTCCGCCGCCAGCGCCTACGACACGCCGTTGGGCATCACCAACCCGCCCATCGACGAGCTGCTGGACCGCGCGTCGAGCAAGTATGCGCTGGTGATCTATGCCGCCAAGCGCGCACGTCAGATCAACGATTACTACAACCAGCTCGGTGACGGGATCCTCGAGTACGTCGGCCCGCTCGTCGAGCCCGGTCTGCAGGAGAAGCCGCTGTCGATCGCGATGCGCGAGATCCACGAGGACCTGCTCGAGCACACCGAGGGCGAGTAGCGGGGACCGGCCGGGCGATGGAGCGCAAGCGGATCATCGTCGGCGTCGCCGGTGGCATCGCCGCCTACAAGGCGGCGACGGTGGTCCGTCAGCTGACCGAAGCCGGGCACTCCGTCCGCGTCGTCCCCACCGAGTCGGCCCTGAAGTTCGTCGGCGCCGCCACGTTCGAGGCGCTCTCCGGAAACCCGGTGCACACCGGGGTCTTCGACGACGTTCACGAGGTGCCGCACGTCCGGATCGGGCAGGCCGCCGACCTCGTCGTCGTGGCACCGGCCACCGCCGATCTGCTCGCCCGCGCCGCGGGTGGTCGCGCCGATGACCTGTTGACCGCGACACTGCTGACCGCCCGGTGCCCTGTCCTCTACGCGCCGGCGATGCACACCGAGATGTGGCTGCACCCGGCCACCAGTGAGAACGTGGCCACCCTGCGGCGCCGCGGCTCGGTGGTGATGGAACCCGCCTCCGGCCGCCTCACCGGCGCCGACACCGGCCCCGGCCGGTTGCCCGAGGCCGAGGAGATCAGCACGCTGGCGCAGCTGCTGCTCGCGCGCGGCGACGCGCTGCCGTACGACCTGGCCGGCGTGAAGGTGCTGGTGACCGCGGGGGGCACCCGCGAGCCGATCGACCCGGTCCGCTTCATCGGCAACCGCAGTTCCGGTAAGCAGGGCTACGCGATGGCGCGGGTGATGGCCCAGCGGGGCGCCGACGTGACGCTGATCGCGGGCAACACCGCCGGGCTCGTCGACCCCGCCGCCGTCCACGTCGTCCACGTCGGGTCGGCCGCCCAGCTGCACGACGCCGTCTCCAAGCACGCCCCCGACGCCAACGTTCTGGTCATGGCCGCCGCCGTCGCCGACTTCCGTCCGGCTCACGCCGCGACGAGCAAGATCAAGAAAGGTCCCGCCGGGCAGGGCGAACCCACGATCGAACTGGTCCGCAACGACGACGTCCTCGCCGGCGCGGTGCGCTCCCGCAGCGACGGCCAGCTGCCCAACATGAAAGCGATCGTCGGATTCGCCGCCGAGACCGGCGACGCCAACGGCGACGTGCTCTTCCACGCCCGCGCCAAGCTCAAGCGCAAAGGCTGCGACCTGCTCGTGGTCAACGCGGTGGGGGAGAACCGGGCGTTCGAGGTCGATCACAACGACGGATGGCTGCTCTCGTCGGACGGCAACGAGTCCGCGTTGGAGCACGGTTCGAAGACTGTGATCGCGAGCCGTATTGTGGACGCGATCGTGGGCTTCCTGCGCACCAGCGCGGGATAGCCGCCGACAGACGTCAGCGTGCGCGCAAGGGTTGCGCGCCGTAGGGGGACACGCTCGGGTGCTGACGGCACCCGCCTGCCGCGTGTCGTCGCGACATGAGTGGAAATGGAAAGGGATCGGACGTGAGTGAAGCTCGGCTGTTTACCAGTGAGTCGGTGACCGAAGGGCACCCCGACAAGATCTGTGACGCCATCAGCGACTCGGTGCTCGACGCGCTGCTCGCCGGAGATCCCAAGTCCCGCGTCGCCGTGGAGACGCTGGTGACCACGGGCCAGGTGCACGTCGTCGGCGAGGTGACCACCACCGCCAAGGGGGCGTTCGCCGACATCACCAACACCGTGCGCGCGCGGATCCTCGACATCGGTTACGACCACTCGGACAAGGGCTTCGACGGGCTCACGTGCGGCGTGAACATCGGCATCGGCGCCCAGTCACCCGACATCGCCCAGGGTGTCGACACGGCCCACGAGACGCGCGTGGAAGGCGCCGCGGACCCGCTGGACTCCCAGGGCGCCGGCGACCAGGGCCTGATGTTCGGCTACGCGATCGCCGACACCCCGGAGCTGATGCCGCTGCCGATCGCGCTGGCGCATCGGCTGTCGCGCAAGCTCACCGAGGTCCGCAAGAACGGCACGCTGGACTACCTGCGCCCCGACGGCAAGACGCAGGTCACCGTCCAGTACGACGGGACCAAGCCGGTGCGTCTGGAC is a window of Mycolicibacterium chubuense NBB4 DNA encoding:
- the gmk gene encoding guanylate kinase, translating into MSEGGGPDSVTAPVVVLSGPSAVGKSTVVRCLRERVPDLYFSVSVTTRAPRPGEIDGVDYSFVTAEQFQRLIDDGALLEWAEIHGGLHRSGTPAGPVRTAAAAGHPVLIEVDLAGARAVKKAMPEATTVFLAPPSWDVLESRLSGRGTETADVMARRLQTARAELAAQGDFDQVVVNSQLESACAELVSLLVARTPVPRDQV
- the rpoZ gene encoding DNA-directed RNA polymerase subunit omega codes for the protein MSTPHADTRVDIDPSAASAYDTPLGITNPPIDELLDRASSKYALVIYAAKRARQINDYYNQLGDGILEYVGPLVEPGLQEKPLSIAMREIHEDLLEHTEGE
- the coaBC gene encoding bifunctional phosphopantothenoylcysteine decarboxylase/phosphopantothenate--cysteine ligase CoaBC; this encodes MERKRIIVGVAGGIAAYKAATVVRQLTEAGHSVRVVPTESALKFVGAATFEALSGNPVHTGVFDDVHEVPHVRIGQAADLVVVAPATADLLARAAGGRADDLLTATLLTARCPVLYAPAMHTEMWLHPATSENVATLRRRGSVVMEPASGRLTGADTGPGRLPEAEEISTLAQLLLARGDALPYDLAGVKVLVTAGGTREPIDPVRFIGNRSSGKQGYAMARVMAQRGADVTLIAGNTAGLVDPAAVHVVHVGSAAQLHDAVSKHAPDANVLVMAAAVADFRPAHAATSKIKKGPAGQGEPTIELVRNDDVLAGAVRSRSDGQLPNMKAIVGFAAETGDANGDVLFHARAKLKRKGCDLLVVNAVGENRAFEVDHNDGWLLSSDGNESALEHGSKTVIASRIVDAIVGFLRTSAG